The region TTGGCGCCAGGTTGAAGTAGTACGGCGTAACCAGCATGAAGCCGGTGTCGCTGCTGGTACTGAACGATGGCGGCAGGAAGCCGGACTGGCGACGGTCGTCGATCGGGAAGTAGATATAAGGTGTGTAGAACACCGGAATATCCTTGACCCGCAGTGTGACGTTGGTCGCGGTACCGAAGCCGGTGGCCGGGTTCAGGGTGATGTTGTTGCCCTTGAGCTGCCAGGCGTTGCTGTTCGGCTCACAGGTGGTGTAGGTACCATCCTTGAGGCGGATGATGGCGTTCTCGGCACGCTTGGCGTAAAGCGCGTTACCGCGAATACGCGACTTGTGCATGACGTATTCGGCGTTGTCGACCTTGGCTTCGCCGGTGTCGAGCTGAATGTCGGCATGATCGCCCACAACCAGTGATCCATTGTCGCGGATCTTGACGTTACCGCTCAGCTCGCCTCGGTTTTCGGCTTGATACAAGTTGGCCTCGTCGGCCTCGACCTGCATGCTGCCCTGGCGCATGACCACGTCACCTGCGAGGGTGGCGATCTGCTGCTCCTGCTGGTAGCGGGAAACCTTGGCGCCGATAAAGGTCGGTGCTTCGTCCTTTGGCGTGGTGTCAGTCATGCCAGGACGGGTGGGCTCGATATAGGCCCCCGCACAGTACGGGCCGGTTTCGGCAAGTTGCGCAGGCGTCAGTTGGTCACGCGGAACCCAGTCCAGGTGGCTGTAATCTTCACTGCGGGACTTGAGGCCACGGCCCTTGCTCTCGGTAACGAGCATCTGGCCTTTGCCGGATTCAGCAGCAGCTTCGCCGGCCTCACCGGTGGCTTCACCTGCCGCGCTGACGGCTGCACCAGGGTGCACCGGGCGTGGTGGCAGCGTGGCAGCGTTGGTCTTGGGCTTGCAGTCCCAGCCTCCGGCAGCGGACACTTGGCAGTCGAACTGCTCTGCAGCGACCACGTACGAGGTTGCCAGAGGTTGCAGTGCCAGCAGACCGCCGGTGACCAGCAACGGGAATTTTTTACGAAACGCGGGGGATTTCAATGCCATCTTATTAGTCCGGGCTTCCTGCGTGCCATCTGCCCGCGTGTGGGGCCGCACGCCTCTCGATGGTCTGAAAAAGATGCTGGATAATAAAGCATGACCCGCTTGACGGCTAGGGCCGTCGGAGACCCTTGTAATGCCTGATCATGATGTACGCCTGCAACACCTTACTGTCTGGCTCGAAGAACAACTGGCGAATCTGTTTCAGAAACAGGGCTGGGGTACTGTTCCGAGCGCTAGCCTGACCGCTGCCAGCAGCGATGCCAGCTTTCGTCGCTACTTTCGCTGGCAGGCTGATGGCCGTAGTTTTGTGGTGATGGATGCGCCGCCCCCTCAAGAAAACTGCCGTCCTTTTGTCGATATCGATCACTTGCTGGCCACTGCCAAGGTCAATGTTCCGGTTATTCACGCGCAGGATCTTGAGCGTGGTTTTCTTTTGCTCAGCGATCTGGGCACCCAGACGTACCTGGATGTAATCAACGCGGATAACGCCGATGGCTTGTTCGATGCCGCCATCGAAGCGTTGCTGGCATTTCAGCAACTGCCGATGCAAGCACCGTTGCCAAGCTACGATGTGGCACTGTTGCGTCGCGAGCTTGAGTTGTTTCCCGAGTGGTACGTGGGCCGTGAATTGGGCGTGGCGTTCACCGATGCACAACTGGCGGCCTGGCAGCGGATCAGCACTGTGTTGATCGACAGCGCACTGGCCCAGCCGAAAGTGCTGGTGCATCGCGACTATATGCCACGCAATCTTATGCAAAGCGTGCCCAATCCGGGTGTGCTGGACTTTCAGGATGCCGTTTACGGCCCAGTCACCTATGACATCACTTGCCTGTTCAAGGACGCCTTCCTGAGCTGGCCGCAAGCGCGCGTGCAGGGGTGGCTCAAAGATTACTGGCAACGGGCCCAAGCCAAGGGCATCCCGGTCCAGGCTGATTTCGAGGATTTCCATCGTGCCAGCGACTTGATGGGCGTACAGCGCCACCTCAAAGTCATCGGGATTTTTGCGCGAATCTGCCACCGTGATGGCAAGCCACGCTACCTGGGCGATGTGCCGCGCTTCTTTGCCTATATAGACGAAGTCATCTCTCGCCGCCCAGAGCTGGCCGAGCTGGATGAGCTGATTGAAAGTCTGCAGGTCGCTGCAGGAGCACGTCCATGAAGGCAATGATTTTGGCGGCGGGAAAGGGTGAACGGATGCGTCCGCTGACCTTGCATACGCCGAAACCCTTGGTGCCGGTGGCCGGCGTGCCGCTGATCGAGTACCACTTGCGTGGCCTGGCGGCAGCGGGTTTCAAGGAAGTGGTGATCAATCATGCCTGGCTGGGGGCACAGATTGAGGCTCACCTGGGCAATGGCGCTGGCTGGGGGTTGAGCATCAGCTACTCGGCGGAGGGTGAGCCGCTGGAGACGGGGGGTGGCATCTTCAAGGCGCTGCCCCTGTTGGGTAAGCAACCTTTCGTGTTGGTTAATGGCGATGTCTGGACTGAATACGATTTCTCCAGGCTACCGAAAACACCTGCCGGCCTTGCCCATCTAGTACTGGTCGACAACCCCGGCCACCATGGCCAAGGTGATTTTTGCCTGCAGCAAGGACTTGTCAGTGATGGGGCGGATGGCGCTGCCACCTTGACCTACAGCGGCATTGCCGTGATCGATCCGGCCTTGTTCGATGGCTGTGAGGCAGGTGCCTTTAAGTTGGCACCGTTGCTGCGCGATGCGATGCGCGCGGGCCGGGTGACTGGCGAGCACTATTCAGGATGTTGGGTGGATGTCGGCACCCTGGAGCGCTTGGCCGAAGTCGAGCAATTGATCAAAGGGCGTCGCTAATATGTTGTGGCCGAGCACAGTGATTGGTGCCGGAGCCGGCTTCGCCATTGCCAGTATTCCTGGGGCATTGCTGGGGGCGCTGCTGGGTCAGGCGATGGATCGCCGCATGCAGTTGCACAGTTGGGCCCATGTTCGTGAGCGCTTGGGTGGGCGTCCGGTATTACGTGACGACGAAGTGCTATTCGTTCTGCTTGGTCGTTTGGCCAAGAGCGATGGCCGCGTGGGCGAGGGGCACATCCAGCAAGCGCGGCAGGAGATGTATCGCTTGGAGATGGGCGAGCCTGAGCGTCGGCGGGCCATCGCCGCGTTCAACCGTGGCAAGAATGGCAGCGACCGCCTGAGTAATTACCTGGTGCGCCTGAAGCAGCAGCCCCATGCTGCCGAAGGAATGCTGCGGGCTTGCTGGCGTATGGCCTGGGCCGATGGCCGGGCAGGGCGCCACGAACGCGAGCTGTTGCTCGACTGGGGGCAGAAGCTGGGATGGTCGGCGGCCAAAGTCCAGGCGCTGGCCCTGGAGTATGAACCTCAGCGGCATGGTTTGTCCGACGCAGGCCTCGGCTATCAGCAAGCCTTGCGCTTGCTGGGCGTCGAGCAGCATACGGAGCCAGGCCAGATCAAACAGGCCTATCGCCGGTTGCTCAGCCGCCACCACCCGGACAAATTGGTGGGTAGCGGCGCCAGCCCGTCCCAAGTGCGTGAAGCCACCGATCGCACACGTGATTTGCATCAGGCATACGCGGTCATCCGCCAGCGCCGTGGTTTTTAGTCGGTTTTTTCCGGGCTAAGCCAACCTCGGATCCGACGGTACAGTTGCTCTTGCTCCGCCGTGTTATTGCCAGGCATGGCGGTCAATCCAACCTGGTGATAGTTGTTGTCCTTGAGGCGTTTACTGGCTTTCAAGCGCAGGGCTGCTGCCCGCCGTGCCTGTTCCTGATTTGTATAGAAGAAGTCTGCCGTAGGCACTTTCAGTGAAGGTGCCAGCACCTCCAGGCTCAGTTCGGCCCGCGCCGGTGTCTGCGCTGCGACCATCACCAGCTTCTGGATCTGCGCAGGTTGCCGTTCATTGATATAGCGCGCGGCCCAGTAGGCTCCACTGCCATTGCCAAGCAGCACGACACTGCGCGCATTGTGTTGCTGGGCGTAGGCAACGGCTGCATCCAAACGCGCGAAAATTCGTTCAGCATCCGCTTTGTCATCACTGTTGGAGGCTGCAGGCTGGGTGGCGCTCTCGCTGGTTTCCCCTTCTGCGGCTGTCGCTTGTTCGACACTGGCATTGGCGTTGTCAGGGGTATCCTTGGCCGGCGCGCTTTGACCCTGGGCCACCGGCTGGCTCGGTGCTGGCGCAGTTTCGACGCGGGCTTGCGGGCTGTCGACCAGAAGATCTGGCAGGCTCAAGCTCAGGCTGTGCCAGCCACCATCCGGAAACTTGCGGCGCAAGGGGCCGACAGTTTTCGGCCAGTCAGCAGTCTCTCCAGCACCGGCGAGGATAATCAACGCGCCCTCCGGCTCGCTGGTGTTAGCGGGTTTCCACAAGGCGAGAAAACTGTCACTGCCTGCTTGCAGCGTTTGCTGCTCGTCGCGGGGCACTTGTCGTTCCAGTGCCAGGGCATCTTCCTGGCTACGCTCGGCCAATGGCTGGCGCTGGACAACCGGCGGCTGCTCATTGGTCGATGCTTGCGGAGTTTCGCCCGCGGCTGCTTGTGCGCTACAAGGTAGTATCAATGAAAGGCAAAACGCCGGTAGCGTCGTGCGATAAAGTGCGAACATGGATTGATCCAGGCCAGAGTTATACCGGCAGCCTAATAG is a window of Pseudomonas sp. DG56-2 DNA encoding:
- the murU gene encoding N-acetylmuramate alpha-1-phosphate uridylyltransferase MurU — encoded protein: MKAMILAAGKGERMRPLTLHTPKPLVPVAGVPLIEYHLRGLAAAGFKEVVINHAWLGAQIEAHLGNGAGWGLSISYSAEGEPLETGGGIFKALPLLGKQPFVLVNGDVWTEYDFSRLPKTPAGLAHLVLVDNPGHHGQGDFCLQQGLVSDGADGAATLTYSGIAVIDPALFDGCEAGAFKLAPLLRDAMRAGRVTGEHYSGCWVDVGTLERLAEVEQLIKGRR
- a CDS encoding TerB family tellurite resistance protein; the encoded protein is MLWPSTVIGAGAGFAIASIPGALLGALLGQAMDRRMQLHSWAHVRERLGGRPVLRDDEVLFVLLGRLAKSDGRVGEGHIQQARQEMYRLEMGEPERRRAIAAFNRGKNGSDRLSNYLVRLKQQPHAAEGMLRACWRMAWADGRAGRHERELLLDWGQKLGWSAAKVQALALEYEPQRHGLSDAGLGYQQALRLLGVEQHTEPGQIKQAYRRLLSRHHPDKLVGSGASPSQVREATDRTRDLHQAYAVIRQRRGF
- a CDS encoding aminoglycoside phosphotransferase family protein, which translates into the protein MPDHDVRLQHLTVWLEEQLANLFQKQGWGTVPSASLTAASSDASFRRYFRWQADGRSFVVMDAPPPQENCRPFVDIDHLLATAKVNVPVIHAQDLERGFLLLSDLGTQTYLDVINADNADGLFDAAIEALLAFQQLPMQAPLPSYDVALLRRELELFPEWYVGRELGVAFTDAQLAAWQRISTVLIDSALAQPKVLVHRDYMPRNLMQSVPNPGVLDFQDAVYGPVTYDITCLFKDAFLSWPQARVQGWLKDYWQRAQAKGIPVQADFEDFHRASDLMGVQRHLKVIGIFARICHRDGKPRYLGDVPRFFAYIDEVISRRPELAELDELIESLQVAAGARP
- a CDS encoding alpha/beta hydrolase family protein; protein product: MFALYRTTLPAFCLSLILPCSAQAAAGETPQASTNEQPPVVQRQPLAERSQEDALALERQVPRDEQQTLQAGSDSFLALWKPANTSEPEGALIILAGAGETADWPKTVGPLRRKFPDGGWHSLSLSLPDLLVDSPQARVETAPAPSQPVAQGQSAPAKDTPDNANASVEQATAAEGETSESATQPAASNSDDKADAERIFARLDAAVAYAQQHNARSVVLLGNGSGAYWAARYINERQPAQIQKLVMVAAQTPARAELSLEVLAPSLKVPTADFFYTNQEQARRAAALRLKASKRLKDNNYHQVGLTAMPGNNTAEQEQLYRRIRGWLSPEKTD